In Saccharomyces cerevisiae S288C chromosome V, complete sequence, one DNA window encodes the following:
- a CDS encoding uncharacterized protein (hypothetical protein), with the protein MKVSDRRKFEKANFDEFESALNNKNDLVHCPSITLFESIPTEVRSFYEDEKSGLIKVVKFRTGAMDRKRSFEKIVISVMVGKNVQKFLTFVEDEPDFQGGPIPSNKPRDGLHVVSSAYFEIQ; encoded by the coding sequence atgaaagtttccGATAGGcgtaagtttgaaaaagcaaactttGACGAGTTTGAGTCGGCtctaaataacaaaaacgacTTGGTACATTGTCCctcaataactttatttgaatcGATCCCCACGGAAGTGCGGTCATTCTACGAAGACGAAAAGTCTGGCCTAATCAAAGTGGTAAAATTCAGAACTGGTGCAATGGATAGGAAAaggtcttttgaaaaaattgtcatTTCCGTCATGGTCGGGAAAAATGTACAAAAGTTCCTGACGtttgttgaagacgaaCCAGATTTCCAGGGCGGACCAATCCCTTCAAACAAACCACGTGATGGTCTACACGTTGTTTCAAGTGcatactttgaaattcaatag
- the YRF1-2 gene encoding Y' element ATP-dependent helicase protein 1 copy 2 (Helicase encoded by the Y' element of subtelomeric regions; highly expressed in the mutants lacking the telomerase component TLC1; potentially phosphorylated by Cdc28p; induced by treatment with 8-methoxypsoralen and UVA irradiation) encodes MVYTLFQVHTLKFNRKDYDTLSLFYLNRGYYNELSFRVLERCHEKASARPNDSSTMRTFTDFVSGAPIVRSLQKSTIRKYGYNLAPYMFLLLHVDELSIFSAYQASLPGEKKVDTERLKRDLCPRKPTEIKYFSQICNDMMNKKDRLGDILHIILRACALNFGAGPRGGAGDEEDRSITNEEPIIPSVDEHGLKVCKLRSPNTPRRLRKTLDAVKALLVSSCACTARDLDIFDDNNGVAMWKWIKILYHEVAQETALKDSYRITLVPSSDGVSVCGKLFNREYVRGFYFACKAQFDNLWEELNDCFYMPTVVDIASLILRNREVLFREPKRGIDEYLENDSFLQMIPVKYREIVLPKLRRDTNKMTAALKNKVTVAIDELTVPLMWMIHFAVGYPYRYPELQLLAFAGPQRNVYVDDTTRRIQLYTDYNKNGSSEPRLKTLDGLTSDYVFYFVTVLRQMQICALGNSYDAFNHDPWMDVVGFEDPDQVTNRDISRIVLYSYMFLNTAKGCLVEYATFRQYMRELPKNAPQKLNFREMRQGLIALGRHCVGSRFETDLYESATSELMANHSVQTGRNIYGVDSFSLTSVSGTTATLLQERASERWIQWLGLESDYHCSFSSTRNAEDVVAGEAASSDHHQKISRVTRKRPREPKSTNDILVAGQKLFGSSFEFRDLHQLRLCHEIYMADTPSVAVQAPPGYGKTELFHLPLIALASKGDVKYVSFLFVPYTVLLANCMIRLSRCGCLNVAPVRNFIEEGCDGVTDLYVGIYDDLASTNFTDRIAAWENIVECTFRTNNVKLGYLIVDEFHNFETEVYRQSQFGGITNLDFDAFEKAIFLSGTAPEAVADAALQRIGLTGLAKKSMDINELKRSEDLSRGLSSYPTRMFNLIKEKSEVPLGHVHKIWKKVESQPEEALKLLLALFEIEPESKAIVVASTTNEVEELACSWRKYFRVVWIHGKLGAAEKVSRTKEFVTDGSMRVLIGTKLVTEGIDIKQLMMVIMLDNRLNIIELIQGVGRLRDGGLCYLLSRKNSWAARNRKGELPPIKEGCITEQVREFYGLESKKGKKGQHVGCCGSRTDLSADTVELIERMDRLAEKQATASMSIVALPSSFQESNSSDRCRKYCSSDEDSDTCIHGSANASTNATTNSSTNATTTASTNVRTSATTTASINVRTSATTTESTNSSTNATTTASTNVRTSATTTASINVRTSATTTESTNSNTSATTTESTDSNTSATTTESTDSNTSATTTASTNSSTNATTTASTNSSTNATTTESTNASAKEDANKDGNAEDNRFHPVTDINKESYKRKGSQMVLLERKKLKAQFPNTSENMNVLQFLGFRSDEIKHLFLYGIDVYFCPEGVFTQYGLCKGCQKMFELCVCWAGQKVSYRRMAWEALAVERMLRNDEEYKEYLEDIEPYHGDPVGYLKYFSVKRGEIYSQIQRNYAWYLAITRRRETISVLDSTRGKQGSQVFRMSGRQIKELYYKVWSNLRESKTEVLQYFLNWDEKKCREEWEAKDDTVFVEALEKVGVFQRLRSMTSAGLQGPQYVKLQFSRHHRQLRSRYELSLGMHLRDQLALGVTPSKVPHWTAFLSMLIGLFCNKTFRQKLEYLLEQISEVWLLPHWLDLANVEVLAADNTRVPLYMLMVAVHKELDSDDVPDGRFDILLCRDSSREVGE; translated from the coding sequence ATGGTCTACACGTTGTTTCAAGTGcatactttgaaattcaatagaaagGATTACGATaccctttctcttttttacctCAACAGAGGATACTATAATGAGTTGAGTTTCCGTGTCCTGGAACGTTGTCACGAAAAAGCGAGTGCTAGGCCGAACGACAGCTCTACGATGCGTACTTTCACTGACTTTGTTTCCGGCGCACCTATTGTAAGGAGTCTTCAGAAAAGTACCATAAGGAAATATGGGTACAATTTGGCACCCTACATGTTTTTGTTACTACACGTAGATGAGCTatcgattttttctgcatACCAAGCAAGTTTACCtggcgaaaagaaagtcgACACAGAGCGGCTGAAGCGTGATCTATGCCCACGTAAACCCACTGAGATAAAGTACTTTTCACAGATATGTAACGAtatgatgaacaaaaaggacCGATTGGGtgatattttgcatattaTCTTGCGAGCATGTGCGCTCAATTTCGGGGCGGGTCCCCGTGGTGGCGCTGGTGACGAAGAGGATCGATCCATTACGAATGAAGAACCCATTATTCCCTCTGTGGACGAGCATGGCTTGAAAGTATGTAAGTTGCGCAGTCCTAACACTCCACGAAGACTCAGAAAAACACTAGATGCCGTGAAAGCTTTATTGGTGTCGTCTTGTGCTTGTACCGCAAGGGATTTAGATATATTTGATGACAACAACGGCGTTGCGATGTGGAAATGGATCAAAATTCTGTACCACGAAGTAGCGCAGGAAACCGCGCTGAAGGACTCTTATAGAATAACTTTGGTACCTTCTTCTGATGGTGTATCAGTATGTGGAAAACTGTTTAATCGCGAGTATGTCCGCGGCTTTTACTTTGCATGCAAGGCTCAGTTTGATAACCTTTGGGAAGAATTGAACGACTGCTTTTATATGCCTACAGTGGTTGATATTGCCAGCCTCATTTTGCGTAATCGAGAAGTTTTGTTCAGAGAGCCAAAGCGAGGAATTGACGAGTATCTGGAGAACGattctttccttcaaatGATACCTGTTAAATATCGTGAAATTGTGCTGCCCAAGTTGAGAAGAGATACTAACAAAATGACCGCGGctcttaaaaataaagtcaCTGTTGCAATTGACGAGCTTACGGTGCCACTTATGTGGATGATCCATTTTGCCGTAGGATACCCTTACCGTTATCCAGAGCTTCAGCTACTCGCTTTTGCCGGTCCTCAGCGCAACGTATACGTCGATGATACAACAAGACGCATCCAACTGTACACTGATTACAACAAGAACGGTTCATCGGAGCCTCGACTTAAGACGCTTGACGGACTCACTTCAGATTACgtgttttattttgtcaCTGTGCTAAGGCAAATGCAAATATGTGCGCTTGGTAACAGTTATGACGCTTTTAATCATGATCCTTGGATGGATGTGGTGGGATTTGAGGATCCAGATCAAGTAACAAATCGAGACATTTCGAGGATAGTTTTGTATTCCTACATGTTTCTGAATACCGCGAAGGGCTGTCTGGTTGAATACGCAACTTTTCGGCAGTACATGAGGGAACTTCCGAAGAATGCACCTCAGAAGCTGAATTTTCGGGAGATGCGTCAGGGGTTGATTGCCCTAGGACGGCACTGCGTAGGTAGCAGATTTGAAACAGATTTGTACGAGTCGGCGACGAGTGAACTCATGGCCAATCATTCCGTTCAAACAGGGCGAAATATTTACGGTGTGGATTCCTTTTCGTTAACTAGTGTCAGTGGGACGACCGCCACTTTATTGCAGGAACGAGCTTCCGAGCGCTGGATTCAATGGTTAGGCCTTGAAAGCGACTACCATTGTTCATTCTCTAGTACTCGGAATGCGGAAGACGTAGTGGCAGGTGAGGCGGCGAGTTCagatcatcatcaaaaaatttcaagagtaACGCGAAAAAGGCCCCGAGAGCCCAAGAGTACAAACGATATCCTCGTCGCAGGCCAGAAACTCTTTGGCAGCTCCTTTGAATTCAGGGACTTGCATCAGTTGCGCTTATGTCATGAAATATACATGGCAGACACACCCTCTGTGGCAGTACAGGCCCCACCGGGCTATGGTAAGACGGAGTTATTTCATCTCCCCTTGATAGCACTGGCGTCTAAGGGCGACGTGAAATATGTGTCGTTTCTGTTTGTACCGTACACAGTGTTGCTTGCTAATTGCATGATCAGGTTGAGCCGATGCGGTTGCTTGAATGTGGCCCCTgtaagaaactttattgaagaaggttgCGATGGCGTTACTGATTTATACGTGGGGATCTACGATGATCTTGCTAGCACTAATTTCACAGACAGGATAGCTGCGTGGGAGAATATTGTTGAGTGCACCTTTAGGACCAACAACGTAAAATTGGGTTACCTCATTGTAGATGAGTTTCACAACTTTGAAACGGAGGTCTACCGGCAGTCGCAATTTGGGGGCATAACTaaccttgattttgacGCTTTTGAGAAAGCAATCTTTTTGAGCGGCACAGCACCTGAGGCTGTAGCTGATGCTGCGTTGCAGCGTATTGGGCTTACGGGACTGGCCAAGAAGTCGATGGACATCAACGAGCTCAAACGGTCGGAAGATCTCAGCAGAGGTCTATCCAGCTATCCAACACGGATGTTTAATCTAATCAAGGAGAAATCCGAGGTGCCTTTAGGGCatgttcataaaatttggaagaaagtgGAATCACAGCCCGAAGAAGCACTGAAGCTTCTTTTAGccctctttgaaattgaaccaGAGTCGAAGGCCATTGTAGTTGCAAGCACAACCAACgaagtggaagaattgGCCTGCTCTTGGAGAAAGTATTTTAGGGTGGTATGGATACACGGGAAGCTGGGTGCTGCAGAAAAGGTGTCTCGCACAAAGGAGTTTGTCACTGACGGTAGCATGCGAGTTCTCATCGGAACGAAATTAGTGACTGAAGGAATTGACATTAAGcaattgatgatggtgatcatgcttgataatagacttaatattattgagcTCATTCAAGGCGTAGGGAGACTAAGAGATGGGGGCCTCTGTTATCTATTatctagaaaaaacagTTGGGCGGCAAGGAATCGTAAGGGTGAATTACCACCGATTAAGGAAGGCTGTATAACCGAACAGGTACGCGAGTTCTATGGacttgaatcaaagaaaggaaaaaagggccAGCATGTTGGATGCTGTGGCTCCAGGACAGACCTGTCTGCTGACACAGTGGAACTGATAGAAAGAATGGACAGATTGGCTGAAAAACAGGCGACAGCTTCCATGTCGATCGTTGCGTTACCGTCTAGCTTCCAGGAGAGCAATAGCAGTGACAGGTGCAGAAAGTATTGCAGCAGTGATGAGGACAGCGACACGTGCATTCATGGTAGTGCTAATGCCAGTACCAATGCGactaccaactccagcactaatgctactaccactgccagcaccaacgtcaggactagtgctactaccactgccagcatcaacgtcaggactagtgcgactaccactgaaagtaccaactccagcactaatgctactaccactgccagcaccaacgtcaggactagtgctactaccactgccagcatcaacgtcaggactagtgcgactaccactgaaagtaccaactccaacactagtgctactaccaccgaaagtaccgactccaacactagtgctactaccaccgaaagtaccgactccaacactagtgctactaccactgctagcaccaactccagcactaatgccactaccactgctagcaccaactccagcactaatgccactaccactgaaagtaccaacgCTAGTGCCAAGGAGGACGccaataaagatggcaaTGCTGAGGATAATAGATTCCATCCAGTCACCGACATTAACAAAGAGTCGTATAAGCGGAAAGGGAGTCAAATGGTTTTGCtagagagaaagaaactgaaagcACAATTTCCCAATACTTCCGAGAATATGAATGTCTTACAGTTTCTTGGATTTCGGTCTGACGAAATTAAAcatcttttcctctatGGTATTGACGTATACTTCTGCCCAGAGGGAGTATTCACACAATACGGATTATGCAAGGGCTGTCAAAAGATGTTCGAGCTCTGTGTCTGTTGGGCTGGCCAGAAAGTATCGTATCGGAGGATGGCTTGGGAAGCACTAGCTGTGGAGAGAATGCTGCGAAATGACgaggaatacaaagaatacTTGGAAGACATCGAGCCATATCATGGGGACCCTGTAggatatttgaaatattttagcGTAAAAAGGGGAGAGATCTACTCTCAGATACAGAGAAATTATGCTTGGTACCTGGCCATtactagaagaagagaaacaattagTGTATTGGATTCGACAAGAGGCAAGCAAGGGAGCCAAGTTTTCCGCATGTCTGGAAGGCAGATCAAAGAGTTGTATTATAAAGTATGGAGCAACTTGCGTGAATCGAAGACAGAGGTGCTGCAgtactttttgaactgggACGAAAAAAAGTGCCGGGAAGAATGGGAGGCAAAAGACGATACGGTCTTTGTGGAAGCGCTCGAGAAAGTTGGAGTTTTTCAGCGTTTGCGTTCCATGACGAGCGCTGGACTGCAGGGTCCGCAGTACGTCAAGCTGCAGTTTAGCAGGCATCATCGACAGTTGAGGAGCAGATATGAATTAAGTCTAGGAATGCACTTGCGAGATCAGCTTGCGCTGGGAGTTACCCCATCTAAAGTGCCGCATTGGACGGCATTCCTGTCGATGCTGATAGGGCTGTTCTGcaataaaacatttcgGCAGAAActggaatatcttttggaGCAGATTTCGGAGGTGTGGTTGTTACCACATTGGCTTGATTTGGCAAACGTTGAAGTTCTCGCTGCAGATAACACGAGGGTACCGCTGT
- a CDS encoding uncharacterized protein (hypothetical protein; identified by gene-trapping, microarray-based expression analysis, and genome-wide homology searching): protein MMPAKLQLDVLRTLQSSARHGTQTLKNSNFLERFHKDRIVFCLPFFPALFFVPVQKVLQHLCLRFTQVAPYFIIQLFDLPSRHAENLAPLLASCRIQYTNCFSSSSNGQVPSIISLYLRVDLSPFYAKIFQISYRVPMIWLDVFQVFFVFLVISQHSLHS, encoded by the coding sequence ATGATGCCTGCTAAACTGCAGCTTGACGTACTGCGGACCCTGCAGTCCAGCGCTCGTCATGGAACGCAAACGCTGAAAAACTCCAACTTTCTCGAGCGCTTCCACAAAGACCGTATCGTCTTTTGCCTCCCATTCTTCCCGGCACTTTTTTTCGTcccagttcaaaaagtacTGCAGCACCTCTGTCTTCGATTCACGCAAGTTGCTCCATACTTTATAATACAACTCTTTGATCTGCCTTCCAGACATGCGGAAAACTTGGCTCCCTTGCTTGCCTCTTGTCGAATCCAATACActaattgtttctcttcttctagtaATGGCCAGGTACCAAGCATAATTTCTCTGTATCTGAGAGTAGATCTCTCCCCTTTTTACgctaaaatatttcaaatatccTACAGGGTCCCCATGATATGGCTCGATGTCTTCCAAgtattctttgtattcctcGTCATTTCGCAGCATTCTCTCCACAGCTAG